From the genome of Clostridia bacterium, one region includes:
- a CDS encoding OFA family MFS transporter produces MTSQARAWLVVGAATGLNVLTGILYIWSILSNAMITELNWTSKQASLPYTTATISFVIFMMVFGRLQDTRGPRFTAVVSATLMGVGLVLSGLLLHPLLLVITFGIIAGGGIGTGSISTIPPAVKWFPPERRGQVTGIVVAGVGLSSVLFAPLANALLQAVGIAMTFVYCGLGVLLAGLCCASQLGNPPAGYRGGGPGAG; encoded by the coding sequence ATGACTTCGCAAGCAAGGGCCTGGTTGGTGGTGGGCGCAGCCACGGGATTAAATGTGTTGACGGGGATCTTGTACATATGGAGCATTCTTAGTAATGCCATGATTACCGAGCTTAACTGGACGAGCAAGCAAGCATCCCTGCCCTATACGACGGCCACCATTTCCTTTGTGATTTTTATGATGGTTTTCGGCCGGCTGCAGGACACCAGGGGTCCGAGATTTACAGCCGTTGTTTCGGCCACCCTAATGGGGGTAGGCCTGGTCCTGTCCGGGTTGCTGCTGCATCCCCTGCTGCTCGTCATTACCTTTGGTATTATTGCCGGGGGAGGAATTGGGACCGGCAGTATTTCCACCATCCCCCCTGCGGTGAAATGGTTTCCGCCGGAGCGTCGAGGGCAGGTCACCGGCATCGTGGTTGCCGGGGTCGGTTTGTCCTCGGTTCTGTTTGCGCCCCTGGCGAATGCTTTGCTGCAGGCGGTAGGGATTGCCATGACTTTCGTTTACTGCGGCCTGGGCGTGCTGCTGGCGGGCTTATGCTGTGCATCCCAGCTTGGCAATCCGCCGGCGGGCTATCGGGGCGGCGGGCCGGGCGCAGGGC